A window of Sutcliffiella cohnii contains these coding sequences:
- a CDS encoding response regulator transcription factor, with translation MEQEYKILVVDDEERIRRLLKMYLERENYVIEEADNGEDALSLALENDYDVILLDLMMPGMDGMEVCKELREKKATPVIMLTAKGEEANRVQGFEVGTDDYIVKPFSPREVVLRVKALLRRASSTSFLNTETSSKDIIVYPHLTIDNDAHRVSADGKDVNLTPKEYELLYFLAKSPDKVFDREQLLKEVWQYEFFGDLRTVDTHVKRLREKLNKVSEHAAKMIVTVWGVGYKFEAGNES, from the coding sequence ATGGAACAAGAGTATAAAATATTAGTAGTCGATGATGAAGAACGAATTCGTCGACTTTTGAAAATGTATCTAGAAAGAGAAAATTATGTAATCGAAGAAGCAGATAATGGTGAGGACGCATTATCGTTAGCTTTAGAGAATGATTATGACGTTATATTACTAGACCTTATGATGCCAGGAATGGACGGCATGGAAGTTTGTAAAGAATTGCGAGAGAAAAAAGCAACACCAGTAATTATGTTAACTGCTAAAGGAGAAGAAGCAAATCGTGTTCAAGGTTTTGAAGTTGGTACGGACGATTATATCGTTAAACCGTTCAGCCCACGTGAGGTAGTGCTTAGAGTTAAAGCGCTTTTACGCCGCGCGTCATCAACAAGCTTTTTAAATACAGAAACATCTTCAAAAGATATTATTGTATACCCTCATTTAACAATAGATAATGATGCACATAGAGTAAGTGCTGACGGAAAAGATGTTAACTTAACCCCTAAAGAGTACGAGCTTTTATATTTTTTAGCAAAATCACCGGACAAAGTTTTTGATCGAGAGCAACTATTAAAGGAAGTTTGGCAATATGAGTTCTTTGGTGATTTACGTACAGTAGATACTCATGTAAAGAGGTTAAGAGAAAAATTAAATAAAGTATCCGAACATGCAGCAAAAATGATTGTTACAGTTTGGGGTGTAGGTTATAAGTTTGAGGCTGGCAATGAGTCATGA
- the ccsB gene encoding c-type cytochrome biogenesis protein CcsB — protein sequence MAQLSGNLLYAAFLLYLIGTAFFGGALKSKEGSKWSKLAISITIVGFVAHLGYFITRWIAGGHAPVSNLYEFTTFFGMTIVLAFIVLYFIYKTSTLGLFALPIALILIAFASMFPSDITPLIPALQSHWLPIHVITTSLGIAILGMSFVAGLIYLIKVVDYSKKGKKPFWLEFSLFTLVVFIGFVVITVIFSSMDYEANFKYIDKRGAEATVEYVLPPLVGPNQGELLTEDRMNPLVSLPAIIHTQKLNTVIWSIITGAILYVLIRLLFRKPLGVLLKPAVRRVNLDVADEIGYRSVAIGFPVFTLGGLIFAMIWAQIAWTRFWGWDPKEVWALITWLFYAAYLHLRIGKGWHGEKSAWLALVGFAIIMFNLIGVNLIIAGLHSYAM from the coding sequence ATGGCACAGTTAAGTGGTAACTTGCTATATGCAGCATTTCTTCTATATCTGATAGGTACCGCTTTCTTCGGTGGAGCTTTAAAATCGAAAGAAGGAAGCAAATGGTCAAAATTAGCCATTTCTATTACGATTGTGGGATTTGTTGCTCATTTAGGATATTTTATAACAAGATGGATTGCTGGAGGACATGCTCCTGTTAGTAACTTATATGAATTTACTACATTTTTTGGGATGACGATTGTTCTTGCATTCATCGTACTTTACTTTATTTATAAAACAAGTACATTAGGATTATTTGCATTACCAATTGCTTTAATACTAATTGCATTTGCAAGTATGTTTCCGTCCGATATAACTCCTTTAATTCCAGCATTGCAATCTCATTGGTTACCGATTCACGTTATTACAACGAGTTTAGGAATTGCAATACTAGGAATGAGCTTCGTAGCTGGACTAATTTATTTAATAAAAGTAGTGGATTACAGTAAAAAAGGAAAAAAACCTTTTTGGCTTGAATTTTCATTATTTACGCTTGTTGTATTTATTGGTTTTGTTGTTATTACGGTTATTTTTAGTTCGATGGATTATGAAGCAAACTTCAAATATATTGATAAACGTGGAGCAGAGGCAACGGTTGAATACGTGCTTCCTCCGTTAGTTGGTCCAAACCAAGGGGAATTACTTACAGAAGATAGAATGAACCCTCTTGTAAGTTTACCAGCTATTATTCATACACAAAAATTGAATACAGTTATTTGGTCTATTATTACAGGAGCTATTTTATATGTACTTATAAGATTATTATTTAGAAAACCTCTAGGAGTTTTACTAAAACCAGCAGTAAGAAGAGTAAACCTTGATGTTGCAGACGAAATTGGTTATCGCTCTGTTGCTATAGGTTTCCCAGTTTTTACACTAGGCGGATTAATCTTTGCTATGATTTGGGCTCAAATTGCATGGACTAGATTTTGGGGTTGGGACCCGAAAGAAGTTTGGGCATTGATCACATGGCTATTTTATGCAGCATATCTACACTTACGTATTGGAAAAGGCTGGCACGGAGAAAAATCGGCTTGGCTTGCCTTAGTTGGATTTGCTATTATTATGTTTAACTTAATTGGAGTAAACTTAATTATTGCCGGACTACACTCTTACGCGATGTAG
- the resB gene encoding cytochrome c biogenesis protein ResB, producing the protein MNEMKCECGHVNPHGTILCEACGKPTENEKTKTKLLDMTYEGSARRSQTYNKTIVDKIWNFFSSVKVGVWLIVITLIASSFGTIFPQEMYIPPTMAASEYYEMEHGFFGKLYYTLGFHNLYSSWWYLILVASIGISLVICSLDRVIPLYKALKNQRVTRHDSFLTRQRVFGKTTVEIHDDEIAIVKAGLKKRGYNIREENGNILAEKGRFSRWGPYVNHIGLIIFLAAAILRSVPGMYLDEVLWVREGELLSIPGTDGQYYLENESFLLEVYDSESTDEVFNQAIERAGNGMLVSNYQTNAVLYERVGDIVHGAEPELSVVKEHAIRVNEPLKHDSFGIYQVDFKLNEFKTMSFNLLNKETNENFGTITVDLTKPETLYDLGDGYSVQIVNYFPDFFLNEGEPGTRTRVPNNPAFVFRMITPDKPKGEISLVAIQQNLEPEGNNEYRMAFAGLETRNAAGLTVRVDHTLWIFGLGGTIFMIGVIQGMYWNHRRVWVKRNGNEVWLAAHTNKNWFGLKKDISKALEHSKISIPIDQTEEEKNSENDKT; encoded by the coding sequence ATGAATGAAATGAAATGTGAGTGTGGACATGTAAATCCACACGGTACAATTTTATGTGAAGCTTGTGGAAAACCGACAGAAAATGAAAAAACTAAAACTAAACTTTTAGACATGACTTACGAAGGAAGTGCTAGAAGGTCCCAAACTTATAATAAAACGATTGTTGATAAAATTTGGAACTTTTTCTCTTCTGTAAAAGTTGGAGTTTGGTTAATTGTTATTACTTTAATAGCTTCATCATTCGGAACCATTTTCCCACAAGAAATGTACATACCGCCAACGATGGCTGCAAGTGAATATTACGAAATGGAACACGGTTTTTTCGGTAAATTGTATTATACGTTAGGATTTCACAATTTATATAGTTCATGGTGGTACTTAATACTTGTAGCATCTATTGGAATTTCCTTAGTCATTTGTAGTTTAGACCGTGTTATTCCACTGTATAAAGCTTTAAAAAATCAAAGAGTAACGAGGCATGATAGTTTTTTAACTAGACAACGTGTTTTCGGTAAAACTACTGTTGAAATTCATGATGATGAGATTGCTATAGTTAAAGCAGGGTTAAAAAAACGAGGATATAATATTCGTGAAGAAAACGGTAACATATTAGCAGAAAAAGGCCGTTTCTCGAGATGGGGTCCTTATGTCAACCATATTGGATTAATTATTTTTTTAGCCGCAGCAATATTAAGATCCGTCCCTGGAATGTACCTTGATGAAGTATTGTGGGTAAGAGAAGGTGAATTATTATCGATTCCTGGTACAGACGGTCAGTATTATTTAGAAAATGAAAGTTTCTTACTGGAAGTTTATGATTCGGAATCTACGGATGAAGTGTTCAATCAAGCAATTGAACGTGCCGGAAATGGTATGCTAGTTTCCAATTATCAAACAAATGCAGTATTATATGAAAGAGTAGGGGACATTGTTCACGGTGCTGAACCGGAATTAAGTGTAGTAAAAGAACATGCCATTAGAGTTAACGAACCATTAAAACATGATTCTTTCGGAATATACCAAGTAGACTTTAAATTAAATGAATTTAAAACGATGTCATTTAATCTATTGAATAAAGAAACAAATGAAAATTTTGGAACAATTACAGTAGATTTAACAAAACCTGAAACATTATATGATTTAGGTGACGGTTATTCTGTCCAAATCGTAAACTATTTTCCTGACTTCTTTTTAAACGAAGGGGAACCAGGAACTAGAACAAGAGTGCCGAATAATCCAGCATTCGTATTCCGAATGATAACTCCAGATAAACCAAAGGGAGAAATAAGCTTAGTCGCAATTCAGCAAAATTTAGAACCAGAAGGTAATAACGAATATCGCATGGCTTTTGCAGGATTAGAAACTAGAAATGCAGCTGGACTTACCGTTCGTGTTGATCATACACTTTGGATTTTTGGTTTAGGTGGAACTATATTTATGATTGGTGTTATTCAAGGGATGTATTGGAATCACCGCCGTGTATGGGTAAAACGAAATGGGAATGAAGTGTGGCTTGCCGCACATACGAATAAAAACTGGTTTGGTCTGAAGAAAGATATTTCTAAGGCGTTGGAGCATTCAAAAATTTCAATACCTATTGACCAAACAGAAGAAGAAAAGAATTCAGAAAATGATAAAACTTAA
- the resA gene encoding thiol-disulfide oxidoreductase ResA, translating to MNKKNRFFMRSTILVLLLAALTYTIYTNFFHTRALVNVGDTAPDFALKDLEGNTFQLSDYRGKGVFLNFWGTWCPPCEKEMPYMENQYQFYQDKGVEIIAVNIQETDVAVRSFRDRYGLTFPIPIDKTGQVRQAYGIKPIPTTFLIDENGEVVKIITTGMTERMVQESMELILPNNQ from the coding sequence ATGAATAAGAAAAATAGATTTTTTATGCGTTCAACTATTCTAGTTCTCCTGTTAGCGGCATTAACTTATACAATTTACACTAACTTTTTTCATACGAGAGCGTTAGTTAATGTTGGGGATACAGCTCCTGATTTTGCATTAAAAGATTTAGAAGGAAATACTTTTCAGCTTTCAGACTATAGAGGGAAAGGAGTATTTCTAAATTTTTGGGGAACTTGGTGTCCACCATGTGAAAAAGAAATGCCCTACATGGAGAATCAGTATCAATTCTATCAAGATAAAGGAGTGGAAATAATCGCCGTGAACATTCAAGAAACGGATGTTGCAGTGCGAAGTTTCCGCGATCGTTATGGGTTAACATTTCCTATTCCTATTGATAAAACAGGACAAGTGAGACAAGCATACGGTATAAAACCAATTCCTACTACTTTTCTTATTGATGAAAATGGTGAAGTTGTGAAAATTATTACAACTGGCATGACTGAAAGAATGGTGCAAGAGAGTATGGAGTTAATCTTACCGAACAATCAATAA
- the rluB gene encoding 23S rRNA pseudouridine(2605) synthase RluB, whose protein sequence is MERLQKVIAHSGIASRRKAEQLIQEGKVTVNGKVVSELGVKVNRNDKVEVEGIPVHREEPVYYLLYKPRGVISSVSDDKGRKVVTDFFPFIEERIYPVGRLDYDTSGLLIMTNDGEFANSLMHPKYEVDKLYIAKVKGIPTREAIKKLERGIVLEDGKTAPAVVKLVSMDKKKQTAIYEMTIREGRNRQVRRMFEAIGHPVLKLRRERYAHLTLQGLQPGEYRELTPHEVKQLRVLATTKQKR, encoded by the coding sequence ATGGAACGTTTACAAAAAGTTATTGCCCATTCGGGAATAGCGTCTAGAAGAAAAGCGGAACAATTAATTCAAGAAGGAAAAGTAACAGTTAACGGGAAAGTAGTTTCCGAACTAGGAGTAAAAGTAAATCGAAATGATAAAGTAGAAGTTGAAGGTATACCAGTACATAGAGAAGAACCAGTATACTACCTACTATATAAGCCGAGAGGTGTTATTTCGAGTGTAAGTGATGACAAAGGGAGGAAGGTAGTTACAGACTTTTTTCCTTTCATTGAGGAAAGAATTTACCCTGTAGGCCGTCTAGACTATGATACATCCGGGTTATTAATTATGACAAATGATGGAGAGTTTGCCAATAGTTTAATGCACCCTAAATATGAAGTAGATAAACTGTATATCGCAAAGGTAAAAGGTATTCCTACCCGCGAAGCAATAAAAAAGTTAGAAAGAGGAATAGTCCTTGAAGACGGAAAAACTGCTCCAGCAGTTGTGAAATTAGTTTCTATGGATAAGAAAAAGCAAACAGCTATATATGAAATGACCATTCGTGAAGGAAGAAATCGTCAAGTACGACGTATGTTCGAAGCAATAGGTCATCCTGTGTTAAAACTAAGAAGAGAACGGTATGCACATTTAACATTACAAGGTTTACAACCAGGCGAATACCGAGAATTAACACCTCATGAAGTTAAACAACTTAGAGTATTAGCTACGACGAAACAAAAAAGATAA
- a CDS encoding spore maturation protein, whose product MEVISVISLWLIPGIIGFILLYGTYKKVPTYESFVEGGKEGIKIAVSIIPFLVGMLVAISIFRASGALDFLIDILRPALQAIGIPAEIVPLALIRPISGTAALGMTTDLIATYGPDSFIGRLASTLQGSTDTTFYVLTVYFGAVGIKKMGDALKVGLLADIVGIVVAIIVVTIFFGVL is encoded by the coding sequence ATGGAAGTCATTTCGGTCATCTCTTTATGGTTAATACCAGGAATTATCGGTTTTATTCTTTTATATGGAACGTATAAAAAAGTTCCAACGTATGAATCATTCGTTGAAGGTGGTAAAGAAGGGATAAAAATTGCTGTATCTATCATTCCTTTTTTAGTTGGAATGCTTGTCGCTATCTCCATCTTCCGAGCATCTGGTGCGTTGGACTTTTTAATCGATATTCTTAGACCGGCGTTACAAGCGATTGGAATTCCTGCTGAAATTGTGCCGCTTGCGCTTATACGTCCAATCTCTGGAACAGCTGCTCTAGGTATGACAACAGATTTGATTGCAACCTATGGACCCGACTCTTTTATAGGTAGACTAGCTTCGACGCTACAAGGGAGTACAGACACTACCTTCTATGTACTAACTGTTTATTTCGGAGCCGTAGGTATTAAAAAGATGGGTGATGCCTTAAAAGTTGGATTATTAGCTGATATTGTTGGGATCGTCGTAGCAATAATTGTCGTAACAATATTTTTCGGAGTATTGTGA
- a CDS encoding nucleoside recognition domain-containing protein: MINIIWVLMTVVGIVFAMFNGTMAQVNEAVFQGAKEAVTICIGFISILVFWLGLMRIAQDAGLLEKLALLFKPIVKRLFPEVPSDHPAMGYMLSNMIANLFGLGNAATPMGIKAMEQLKVLNGGSVEASRSMITFLVINTSSLTLIPTTVIAIRMTYDSAAPTEIVGTTLLATLCSTLAAIGIDRFFYYRRSKKGVK; encoded by the coding sequence ATGATTAATATTATTTGGGTGCTAATGACCGTAGTTGGTATTGTTTTTGCAATGTTTAATGGAACGATGGCTCAAGTGAATGAAGCTGTTTTTCAAGGAGCAAAAGAAGCGGTTACGATTTGTATTGGTTTCATTAGTATTCTTGTTTTTTGGCTAGGATTAATGAGAATTGCCCAAGATGCTGGGTTATTAGAAAAATTGGCATTACTCTTTAAGCCGATAGTCAAAAGGCTATTTCCAGAAGTGCCGAGTGATCATCCGGCTATGGGGTATATGCTTTCAAATATGATAGCGAACCTTTTTGGTTTAGGGAATGCAGCGACGCCGATGGGAATAAAGGCGATGGAGCAACTAAAAGTACTGAACGGTGGAAGTGTTGAAGCGAGTCGTTCGATGATAACATTTTTAGTAATTAATACGTCAAGCTTAACGTTAATACCTACCACTGTAATTGCTATTCGCATGACATACGATTCTGCAGCACCAACTGAAATAGTAGGTACAACGTTATTAGCAACACTATGTTCAACGTTAGCGGCAATCGGAATTGATCGCTTCTTTTATTATCGACGTTCAAAAAAAGGGGTGAAATAA